The DNA segment ACAATTACATGAATCAGATATCATTCTTGGTGGAGAAACGGATGAAGATGAATTGTATGTCGCTCCAACTTTACTTGATGGAATTACGTTCGACTCTAAAATTATGGAAGACGAAATATTCGGTCCAGTATTTCCAATCATTACGTATGATGAATTCGATGAAGCTGTTGAATCCATCCGTAAACTTCCTAAACCATTAGCACTGTATCTCTTTAGTGAAGATGAAAATGCAACAGAACGCGTGTTAAATGAAATTTCATTCGGTGGTGGTGCCATCAATGACACAATGATGCATTTAGCTAATTCAAACTTACCATTTGGCGGTGTCGGTGGCTCTGGCATTGGACATTATCACGGAAAATATAGTTTCAATACATTTAGCCATGATAAATCATATATTTTTAAAACAACTCGTCTAGAATCAAGCTTATTGTTCCCTCCTTATAAAGGGAAATTCAAATATATCAAGAAATTCTATAATAATTGAAAGCATCGACGTTTATATACGCGTTAAACTAAAAAACGCCAAGCGCATAAGTGCATGGCGTTTTTTATATTATTATTTTAAAAATTGCACACAAACACCTTCCGCTGCAGTTTGGTGATCATCTACCTTTTCAAGCAATCCTGTAACGCTGTCACGTTTAAACACAGTTATAATAGAATCACCTTCTTGGTGTGCACATACAAGATAATCGTTAGAAGGCGTAATATTGAAATCACGTGGAAAGACACCGCCGCTTGAAACAATATCAACCGCAGAAATTGAAGCTCCTGTTTCACTCACTTTAAATATCGCTAAACTATCATGACCGCGGTTACTTACATAAACATATTTTTGATCTTGGGATAGTCTAACACCTGCTAATTTCGTTTCATCATTAAAGTTTTCAGGGATTGTAGAATGACGTTCTAACTCTTTAATCTTACCGTCATTATATTCAACAACGCTAATCATATTTGATAACTCATGTACAACATATCCAAACTTGCCGTTACCATGAAATGTAATATGTCGTGGCCCGTCTCCCTGTTCAAAGTCATAAACTTCATATTCTGTTAAACCTTCATCACCAAATTTATAAGTCACAGCTTTATCTGTACCTAGATCCATAGCAATCACATATCTTTCATCTGGCGTCACATCTAAATAATGGACATGTGCTTGATCTTGGCGTTCCTTTGGTCCTATAGTATAGTCATGTGCTATTTCTTGTATTAAGTGTTCAACTTCTCCAGTTTCTGGATTTGCTTTATAAATTCTAGCCAATCCTGCCCCGTAAATCGCTTCAAAGACATATTTGCCATCTGGTGACACACTGATATAACATCCTGTCCCCTTTGTGGAAGCTAAACATTTATTAATTAAAGTTAACTGCCCATCTTGTTGAATTTCAAAGCTTGCTATTCCACAGTCGTCACCTTCACGGGTAATCGCATATAAATATGATTGATGTTGCGTTACATATGTTGAAGCTTCAAGTTCATAGCCTGTTTCAACTTCTGTTATTTTCCCTGAATTTTCATCAAGTTGAAAACGATACACCCCTTTACCGTCTTTCTTTGTATACGAGCCGATATATCCGATTGTCGTCATACTAACTCCTCCAATATAATAGAATGATTTTATTCATACTCACCCATTACTTTAGTAATAAGTGTGAAGTCTCTTTGAGTTATTTAACTATCCTTACTTATATTATCTATGTTTTTATCGATTTGTAAAATTAATACTTTCCAAGCATGCATAAATGAAATACATAGTACTTGATGCTTTCATATTCCCGAATTTCGTCTATTTAATTTAAGTATCACTTATTTACTTTGAGTATATCTTGTTTCATTTTAGTGGTCGTGGGACAGAAATCAAATTTCTAACAGAGATTTGATTTCTGTCCCACGAATTGACAAAGGTGCTGAGAAAACTATTTTTGTTTCCGCCTTTACCACTTGATAAAATCGAACAAATGTTCTATTATTGATTTGAGGTGATTAGATGATTATAAACCCAGATGCTCCTGATCCGTATAAATACGAGACTGATTACAGAAAGGTTCCAAGACAATATTTAAATCCACGTATTCCTCATGGTCGTGGCAAAATTAAATGGCAACCGTTCGCTACTTTACCCGAACAATTTGAAACAATTAAACAATATATGCACGATCAAAATAAAGTCGAACGTCCATTATTATCAGACGATCAATTAAATGAGCTCAATTGTCAGCTTCATCAAGCGTTACATCACAATCGTCCAGTTCAAGTTGAATTTTTCAACGACGGTTGGATAGAAACAATCACCTTAGAAATCTCACGCATCGACACCTTACAATTATTCATTGAAGGTCATACACAAACTAATCCTCAAACGGTCAAGTTATCATTATTAGATATTACACGTATTGCTCAAATCGAGCATTAACTTACATCGCCCTTATTCCAAACATAAAAATGGGAGCGGGACAGAAATCGAATTTTCTAATAGAGATTTCGTAGTCCCACCCCGGCAAGGATGACTAGGATTAAAAAAAGCTTGTTCTAAGCGCATTTTCAATTCAGACATCTATTGCCAAGTTGATAAAGAGTCTGAGACACCTATTTTTGTCTCAGACTCATCGTGTTATCATCCTATTTCCTCATTTCACCATCTAATGATGCCATGACTATTGCTATCAAACAATTTAC comes from the Staphylococcus hsinchuensis genome and includes:
- a CDS encoding lactonase family protein encodes the protein MTTIGYIGSYTKKDGKGVYRFQLDENSGKITEVETGYELEASTYVTQHQSYLYAITREGDDCGIASFEIQQDGQLTLINKCLASTKGTGCYISVSPDGKYVFEAIYGAGLARIYKANPETGEVEHLIQEIAHDYTIGPKERQDQAHVHYLDVTPDERYVIAMDLGTDKAVTYKFGDEGLTEYEVYDFEQGDGPRHITFHGNGKFGYVVHELSNMISVVEYNDGKIKELERHSTIPENFNDETKLAGVRLSQDQKYVYVSNRGHDSLAIFKVSETGASISAVDIVSSGGVFPRDFNITPSNDYLVCAHQEGDSIITVFKRDSVTGLLEKVDDHQTAAEGVCVQFLK
- a CDS encoding YolD-like family protein — encoded protein: MIINPDAPDPYKYETDYRKVPRQYLNPRIPHGRGKIKWQPFATLPEQFETIKQYMHDQNKVERPLLSDDQLNELNCQLHQALHHNRPVQVEFFNDGWIETITLEISRIDTLQLFIEGHTQTNPQTVKLSLLDITRIAQIEH